In Oenanthe melanoleuca isolate GR-GAL-2019-014 chromosome 10, OMel1.0, whole genome shotgun sequence, a single window of DNA contains:
- the CD276 gene encoding CD276 antigen isoform X2 — protein MVSGLGVPREEPSSEGSRCLIPRMLFPLLILALGRAGAVELRVPEEPVLALFGQDATLRCSFSPDADFSVAELSLIWQLTDTKGLVHGFSGGRDRLQDQGRGYANRTSLFYDQLALGNVSLLLRRVEIADEGSFTCFVRVRDYDSAAVTLQVAAPYSKPSVHLEPSKDLKAGDTAVVTCHASRGYPQASVLWQDSRGANLTSNVSTLQVANEQGLFEVRSVLHVLVEPSVTYSCLVLNALLQQRGHASVTITGQPLALPAAALWVTVALAVCVVLLLAVLAFVCHQKIRDSCREDAEQTALQLLENVESREGREQEID, from the exons atgGTTTCTGGG CTCGGGGTTCCCAGGGAGGAGCCTTCCAGCGAGGGTTCCCGCTGCCTCATCCCGAGGATGCTCTTCCCGCTGCTCATCCTGGCGCTCGGCCGGGCag GAGCCGTGGAGCTGCGGGTGCCGGAGGAGCCGGTGCTGGCGCTGTTCGGCCAGGACGCCACGCTGCGCTGCTCCTTCTCCCCCGACGCCGACTTCAGCGTGGCCGAGCTGAGCCTCATCTGGCAGCTGACGGACACCAAGGGCCTGGTGCACGGCTTCTCGGGGGGCCGGGACCGGCTGCAGGACCAGGGCCGCGGCTACGCCAACCGCACCTCGCTCTTCTACGACCAGCTGGCGCTGGGCAACGTGTCGCTGCTGCTGCGGCGCGTGGAGATCGCCGACGAGGGCAGCTTCACCTGCTTCGTGCGCGTGCGCGACTACGACAGCGCCGCCGTCACGCTGCAGGTGGCGG CTCCTTACTCCAAGCCCAGCGTGCACCTGGAGCCCAGCAAGGACCTGAAGGCGGGTGACACGGCGGTGGTGACGTGCCACGCCTCCCGTGGCTACCCGCAGGCCAGCGTGCTGTGGCAGGACAGCCGGGGTGCCAACCTGACCTCCAACGTCAGCACGCTGCAGGTGGCCAACGAGCAGGGGCTGTTCGAGGTGCGCAGCGTGCTGCACGTGCTGGTGGAGCCCAGCGTCACCTACTCGTGCCTGGTGCTCAACGCCCTGCTGCAGCAGCGGGGCCACGCCTCCGTCACCATCACGG GCCAGCCCCTGGCGCTGCCGGCGGCGGCGCTGTGGGTGACGGTGGCGCTGGCCGTGTgcgtggtgctgctgctggccgtGCTGGCCTTCGTGTGCCACCAGAAAATCCGGGACAGCTGCCGGGAGGACGCGGAGCAGACGG ctctgcagctgctggaaaacgTAGAGAGCAGAGAAG GTCGGGAGCAGGAGATTGATTGA
- the CD276 gene encoding CD276 antigen isoform X1 encodes MVSGLGVPREEPSSEGSRCLIPRMLFPLLILALGRAGAVELRVPEEPVLALFGQDATLRCSFSPDADFSVAELSLIWQLTDTKGLVHGFSGGRDRLQDQGRGYANRTSLFYDQLALGNVSLLLRRVEIADEGSFTCFVRVRDYDSAAVTLQVAAPYSKPSVHLEPSKDLKAGDTAVVTCHASRGYPQASVLWQDSRGANLTSNVSTLQVANEQGLFEVRSVLHVLVEPSVTYSCLVLNALLQQRGHASVTITGQPLALPAAALWVTVALAVCVVLLLAVLAFVCHQKIRDSCREDAEQTGPEERDEEGEEPKTALQLLENVESREGREQEID; translated from the exons atgGTTTCTGGG CTCGGGGTTCCCAGGGAGGAGCCTTCCAGCGAGGGTTCCCGCTGCCTCATCCCGAGGATGCTCTTCCCGCTGCTCATCCTGGCGCTCGGCCGGGCag GAGCCGTGGAGCTGCGGGTGCCGGAGGAGCCGGTGCTGGCGCTGTTCGGCCAGGACGCCACGCTGCGCTGCTCCTTCTCCCCCGACGCCGACTTCAGCGTGGCCGAGCTGAGCCTCATCTGGCAGCTGACGGACACCAAGGGCCTGGTGCACGGCTTCTCGGGGGGCCGGGACCGGCTGCAGGACCAGGGCCGCGGCTACGCCAACCGCACCTCGCTCTTCTACGACCAGCTGGCGCTGGGCAACGTGTCGCTGCTGCTGCGGCGCGTGGAGATCGCCGACGAGGGCAGCTTCACCTGCTTCGTGCGCGTGCGCGACTACGACAGCGCCGCCGTCACGCTGCAGGTGGCGG CTCCTTACTCCAAGCCCAGCGTGCACCTGGAGCCCAGCAAGGACCTGAAGGCGGGTGACACGGCGGTGGTGACGTGCCACGCCTCCCGTGGCTACCCGCAGGCCAGCGTGCTGTGGCAGGACAGCCGGGGTGCCAACCTGACCTCCAACGTCAGCACGCTGCAGGTGGCCAACGAGCAGGGGCTGTTCGAGGTGCGCAGCGTGCTGCACGTGCTGGTGGAGCCCAGCGTCACCTACTCGTGCCTGGTGCTCAACGCCCTGCTGCAGCAGCGGGGCCACGCCTCCGTCACCATCACGG GCCAGCCCCTGGCGCTGCCGGCGGCGGCGCTGTGGGTGACGGTGGCGCTGGCCGTGTgcgtggtgctgctgctggccgtGCTGGCCTTCGTGTGCCACCAGAAAATCCGGGACAGCTGCCGGGAGGACGCGGAGCAGACGG GGCCAGAGGAGCGGGATGAGGAGGGGGAGGAGCCCAAGACAG ctctgcagctgctggaaaacgTAGAGAGCAGAGAAG GTCGGGAGCAGGAGATTGATTGA
- the CD276 gene encoding CD276 antigen isoform X3, whose protein sequence is MVSGLGVPREEPSSEGSRCLIPRMLFPLLILALGRAGAVELRVPEEPVLALFGQDATLRCSFSPDADFSVAELSLIWQLTDTKGLVHGFSGGRDRLQDQGRGYANRTSLFYDQLALGNVSLLLRRVEIADEGSFTCFVRVRDYDSAAVTLQVAAPYSKPSVHLEPSKDLKAGDTAVVTCHASRGYPQASVLWQDSRGANLTSNVSTLQVANEQGLFEVRSVLHVLVEPSVTYSCLVLNALLQQRGHASVTITAPGAAGGGAVGDGGAGRVRGAAAGRAGLRVPPENPGQLPGGRGADGSAAAGKRREQRRSGAGD, encoded by the exons atgGTTTCTGGG CTCGGGGTTCCCAGGGAGGAGCCTTCCAGCGAGGGTTCCCGCTGCCTCATCCCGAGGATGCTCTTCCCGCTGCTCATCCTGGCGCTCGGCCGGGCag GAGCCGTGGAGCTGCGGGTGCCGGAGGAGCCGGTGCTGGCGCTGTTCGGCCAGGACGCCACGCTGCGCTGCTCCTTCTCCCCCGACGCCGACTTCAGCGTGGCCGAGCTGAGCCTCATCTGGCAGCTGACGGACACCAAGGGCCTGGTGCACGGCTTCTCGGGGGGCCGGGACCGGCTGCAGGACCAGGGCCGCGGCTACGCCAACCGCACCTCGCTCTTCTACGACCAGCTGGCGCTGGGCAACGTGTCGCTGCTGCTGCGGCGCGTGGAGATCGCCGACGAGGGCAGCTTCACCTGCTTCGTGCGCGTGCGCGACTACGACAGCGCCGCCGTCACGCTGCAGGTGGCGG CTCCTTACTCCAAGCCCAGCGTGCACCTGGAGCCCAGCAAGGACCTGAAGGCGGGTGACACGGCGGTGGTGACGTGCCACGCCTCCCGTGGCTACCCGCAGGCCAGCGTGCTGTGGCAGGACAGCCGGGGTGCCAACCTGACCTCCAACGTCAGCACGCTGCAGGTGGCCAACGAGCAGGGGCTGTTCGAGGTGCGCAGCGTGCTGCACGTGCTGGTGGAGCCCAGCGTCACCTACTCGTGCCTGGTGCTCAACGCCCTGCTGCAGCAGCGGGGCCACGCCTCCGTCACCATCACGG CCCCTGGCGCTGCCGGCGGCGGCGCTGTGGGTGACGGTGGCGCTGGCCGTGTgcgtggtgctgctgctggccgtGCTGGCCTTCGTGTGCCACCAGAAAATCCGGGACAGCTGCCGGGAGGACGCGGAGCAGACGG ctctgcagctgctggaaaacgTAGAGAGCAGAGAAG GTCGGGAGCAGGAGATTGA
- the CD276 gene encoding CD276 antigen isoform X4 — protein sequence MLFPLLILALGRAGAVELRVPEEPVLALFGQDATLRCSFSPDADFSVAELSLIWQLTDTKGLVHGFSGGRDRLQDQGRGYANRTSLFYDQLALGNVSLLLRRVEIADEGSFTCFVRVRDYDSAAVTLQVAAPYSKPSVHLEPSKDLKAGDTAVVTCHASRGYPQASVLWQDSRGANLTSNVSTLQVANEQGLFEVRSVLHVLVEPSVTYSCLVLNALLQQRGHASVTITGQPLALPAAALWVTVALAVCVVLLLAVLAFVCHQKIRDSCREDAEQTGPEERDEEGEEPKTALQLLENVESREGREQEID from the exons ATGCTCTTCCCGCTGCTCATCCTGGCGCTCGGCCGGGCag GAGCCGTGGAGCTGCGGGTGCCGGAGGAGCCGGTGCTGGCGCTGTTCGGCCAGGACGCCACGCTGCGCTGCTCCTTCTCCCCCGACGCCGACTTCAGCGTGGCCGAGCTGAGCCTCATCTGGCAGCTGACGGACACCAAGGGCCTGGTGCACGGCTTCTCGGGGGGCCGGGACCGGCTGCAGGACCAGGGCCGCGGCTACGCCAACCGCACCTCGCTCTTCTACGACCAGCTGGCGCTGGGCAACGTGTCGCTGCTGCTGCGGCGCGTGGAGATCGCCGACGAGGGCAGCTTCACCTGCTTCGTGCGCGTGCGCGACTACGACAGCGCCGCCGTCACGCTGCAGGTGGCGG CTCCTTACTCCAAGCCCAGCGTGCACCTGGAGCCCAGCAAGGACCTGAAGGCGGGTGACACGGCGGTGGTGACGTGCCACGCCTCCCGTGGCTACCCGCAGGCCAGCGTGCTGTGGCAGGACAGCCGGGGTGCCAACCTGACCTCCAACGTCAGCACGCTGCAGGTGGCCAACGAGCAGGGGCTGTTCGAGGTGCGCAGCGTGCTGCACGTGCTGGTGGAGCCCAGCGTCACCTACTCGTGCCTGGTGCTCAACGCCCTGCTGCAGCAGCGGGGCCACGCCTCCGTCACCATCACGG GCCAGCCCCTGGCGCTGCCGGCGGCGGCGCTGTGGGTGACGGTGGCGCTGGCCGTGTgcgtggtgctgctgctggccgtGCTGGCCTTCGTGTGCCACCAGAAAATCCGGGACAGCTGCCGGGAGGACGCGGAGCAGACGG GGCCAGAGGAGCGGGATGAGGAGGGGGAGGAGCCCAAGACAG ctctgcagctgctggaaaacgTAGAGAGCAGAGAAG GTCGGGAGCAGGAGATTGATTGA
- the CD276 gene encoding CD276 antigen isoform X5, protein MLFPLLILALGRAGAVELRVPEEPVLALFGQDATLRCSFSPDADFSVAELSLIWQLTDTKGLVHGFSGGRDRLQDQGRGYANRTSLFYDQLALGNVSLLLRRVEIADEGSFTCFVRVRDYDSAAVTLQVAAPYSKPSVHLEPSKDLKAGDTAVVTCHASRGYPQASVLWQDSRGANLTSNVSTLQVANEQGLFEVRSVLHVLVEPSVTYSCLVLNALLQQRGHASVTITGQPLALPAAALWVTVALAVCVVLLLAVLAFVCHQKIRDSCREDAEQTALQLLENVESREGREQEID, encoded by the exons ATGCTCTTCCCGCTGCTCATCCTGGCGCTCGGCCGGGCag GAGCCGTGGAGCTGCGGGTGCCGGAGGAGCCGGTGCTGGCGCTGTTCGGCCAGGACGCCACGCTGCGCTGCTCCTTCTCCCCCGACGCCGACTTCAGCGTGGCCGAGCTGAGCCTCATCTGGCAGCTGACGGACACCAAGGGCCTGGTGCACGGCTTCTCGGGGGGCCGGGACCGGCTGCAGGACCAGGGCCGCGGCTACGCCAACCGCACCTCGCTCTTCTACGACCAGCTGGCGCTGGGCAACGTGTCGCTGCTGCTGCGGCGCGTGGAGATCGCCGACGAGGGCAGCTTCACCTGCTTCGTGCGCGTGCGCGACTACGACAGCGCCGCCGTCACGCTGCAGGTGGCGG CTCCTTACTCCAAGCCCAGCGTGCACCTGGAGCCCAGCAAGGACCTGAAGGCGGGTGACACGGCGGTGGTGACGTGCCACGCCTCCCGTGGCTACCCGCAGGCCAGCGTGCTGTGGCAGGACAGCCGGGGTGCCAACCTGACCTCCAACGTCAGCACGCTGCAGGTGGCCAACGAGCAGGGGCTGTTCGAGGTGCGCAGCGTGCTGCACGTGCTGGTGGAGCCCAGCGTCACCTACTCGTGCCTGGTGCTCAACGCCCTGCTGCAGCAGCGGGGCCACGCCTCCGTCACCATCACGG GCCAGCCCCTGGCGCTGCCGGCGGCGGCGCTGTGGGTGACGGTGGCGCTGGCCGTGTgcgtggtgctgctgctggccgtGCTGGCCTTCGTGTGCCACCAGAAAATCCGGGACAGCTGCCGGGAGGACGCGGAGCAGACGG ctctgcagctgctggaaaacgTAGAGAGCAGAGAAG GTCGGGAGCAGGAGATTGATTGA